TCCGCCAAGATGTGTGGCTTTTTCACGAACCGGGCGACGCGGCGTCGTCAAGGAAGGCGTCCAGCACCGCCAGCCCCTCGATGAACCCCGCCCGGCCAAAGCCCAGGCGGAAATGGGAGGCGTAGGGGCCATAGACCCTGCCGGGCAGAAGCAGGGCCCCAGTGGCGTCGAGCAGGCGCTTGGCGAATGCCGCCGCATCGCCGCCGTCCGCCAGACGCGGGAAGGCGATGGGGCCTGCCTTGGGGGCGGCCCAGGTGAAACGATCCGCCCGGCGGGCCATGAACTCCCCGGCCGCCGCCAGATTGTCCAGTGTGATGGCGCGGGTCCGGGACAGCACGGCCTCCCGTTGGGATAGGGCCAAGGCGGCCAGAAATTCCGTGGCCGGGGAGCCGCAGATGCTGGTGTAATCCTTGACCCGGGCCATGCCCGCCAGCACCGGGGCGTTTTTGCTGGCCACCCAGCCCACCCGCAGGCCCGCCAGCCCGAAGGATTTGGACATGACCCCAAGGGACACGGCCGTGTCCGAGAGGTCGCAGGCGGCCGGAAGGCGGTCAGCCGGGTCGTATTCCAGGAAGCGGTACACCTCGTCGGAAAAAAGCACGGCCCCGGCGGCGTCGCACAGCCGTACGATCTCCCGGAAGGTGTCCTGGTCGGGCAGGGCCCCGGTGGGGTTGTGGGGAAAGTTGACGATCACGGCCCGGGTTTTTTCCGCAAGGGCCTTTTTCAGAAAGCCCAGGTCCGGTATCCAGCCATCCTCCTGACGTCCCGGCCATTCCAGCACCGAGGCCCCCAGGGCGGCGGGCACGTCGCGCAGGGAGCGGTAGCAGGGGGTCTGGACGATCACCCGGTCGCCGGGGGAGATGATGGCGCTGAAAAAGGTGAAAATGGCCTCTTCGGCCCCCACATGCACCAACAGGTCGTCCGGGGTCACGGCGGCGTAGAGCGGACATATGGCCTGTCGCAGGGAGGGGCCGCCCCGGGAATCGGCGTAGCCCATGGGCAAGGCGGCAAAGGCCTCGGCCGCGCCGTCGGAGAGCGACAGCAGTTCGGCCACGGTCAGAGGCTGGCAGTCCGAAACGCACATGAGGCGTTTGGCCGTGAATTCATGGACGGAAAAGTAGCGTTCCAGTTCAAAGGGCGGCAGGTTCATGGCAAACTCCCAGGCAAGGATGGCTTCGGCGCCACAGTGGGAAAGCCCCCCACGGCGACAGAGGCCGATACCCGGCTTTGCGTCAGGGATCAAGGGCTTTGTGCCCGCTCGCGGCCACTTTGCGGCGGCGGGCCGCTGCCCTGGCCGTTGTGCAGGAAAAAGGTCAGGACCGAACGCAGGACCACCTCGGAATGGGCGTTGAACGCGGCATGGGCCTTGGCCTCCGTGGTTCCCATGGCATAGGAGGTCACGGCGTAGAGGCGGTCGCCCCGGAGAAGAAAGGTCTGGTTGACGAATTGCTTGCGCACAGCCCC
Above is a genomic segment from Desulfolutivibrio sulfodismutans DSM 3696 containing:
- a CDS encoding aminotransferase class I/II-fold pyridoxal phosphate-dependent enzyme; translation: MNLPPFELERYFSVHEFTAKRLMCVSDCQPLTVAELLSLSDGAAEAFAALPMGYADSRGGPSLRQAICPLYAAVTPDDLLVHVGAEEAIFTFFSAIISPGDRVIVQTPCYRSLRDVPAALGASVLEWPGRQEDGWIPDLGFLKKALAEKTRAVIVNFPHNPTGALPDQDTFREIVRLCDAAGAVLFSDEVYRFLEYDPADRLPAACDLSDTAVSLGVMSKSFGLAGLRVGWVASKNAPVLAGMARVKDYTSICGSPATEFLAALALSQREAVLSRTRAITLDNLAAAGEFMARRADRFTWAAPKAGPIAFPRLADGGDAAAFAKRLLDATGALLLPGRVYGPYASHFRLGFGRAGFIEGLAVLDAFLDDAASPGS